A section of the Ranitomeya imitator isolate aRanImi1 chromosome 7, aRanImi1.pri, whole genome shotgun sequence genome encodes:
- the LOC138645769 gene encoding uncharacterized protein, which produces MCIWPLPDHPSSGLSPDHPASLPTIRRPASPPTIRRPASLPTIRHPASPLTIRCLASPPTIRRPASPPTIRHPASPPTIVIQPLPPTIRCPASPPTIRLLPLPSVARLLPRPSVARLLPRPSVVRLLSRPFVIRLLPDHRPASPPTIRRPASPPTICRPASPPTIRHPASPPIIRRPASPPTIRRPASPPDHSSSSLSPRPFVIQPLPDHQLSRAPYTCDDIGGFS; this is translated from the coding sequence ATGTGCATCTGGCCTCTCCCTGACCATCCGTCATCCGGTCTCTCCCCCGACCATCCGGCTTCTCTCCCGACGATCCGTCGTCCGGCTTCTCCCCCGACCATTCGTCGTCCAGCTTCTCTCCCGACCATCCGTCATCCGGCTTCTCCCCTGACCATCCGTTGTCTGGCCTCTCCCCCGACCATCCGTCGCCCGGCCTCTCCCCCGACCATCCGTCATCCAGCCTCTCCCCCGACCATCGTCATCCAGCCTCTCCCCCCGACCATCCGTTGTCCGGCCTCTCCCCCGACCATCCGGCTTCTCCCCCTACCATCCGTTGCCCGGCTTCTCCCCCGACCATCAGTCGCCCGGCTTCTCCCCCGACCATCCGTCGTCCGGCTTCTCTCCCGACCATTCGTCATCCGGCTTCTCCCCGACCATCGCCCGGCCTCTCCCCCGACCATCCGTCGTCCGGCCTCTCCCCCGACCATCTGTCGCCCGGCCTCTCCCCCGACCATCCGTCATCCGGCTTCTCCCCCGATTATCCGTCGTCCGGCCTCTCCCCCGACCATCCGTCGTCCGGCCTCTCCCCCTGACCATTCGTCATCCAGCCTCTCCCCCCGACCATTCGTCATCCAGCCTCTCCCCGACCATCAGTTGTCCCGCGCCCCATATACATGTGATGATATTGGCGGGTTCAGCTGA